The Candidatus Nomurabacteria bacterium DNA window TGATTGGTCGCGACTCTGTGAAACAGGAGGGATGCCCTCCGCGCATACTGCTGGAGTTGTTGCACTGGCGATAAGCGTGGGACGTCTGCAAGGTTGGGCGAGCGTGGCCTTTGCCATCACTGCCGTGTTTGCCTACATCGTGATCTACGATGCCACCAATGTACGGCGGGCAGCTGGGCAGCACGCGCATCTCCTCAATCAACTCGTCGTGGAATTGGAGGAACTCTTCAGCGGCGATTTCCAGCCCGAACAACTGAAGACTTTGTTGGGGCATAGTTACCCGCAAGTTTTCTTTGGAGGTGTGGTCGGGGCAGTCATTTCTCTCTGCTTACTCCACTGAACATAGTCGCCTTGTCTCTGACAGGGCGACTTTTGACGTCACCAGCATGATTCGTTACCTTAGAGAGAGAAAGGGGGTGGAGGAATGTACGACGGCGATACATGCCCAAACTGCGGCGCTGAAAAGCAAGATGGCGTTTGCCCATCCTGCGGTCAGTAGCTTCGGGTAAAAGGCTTGTCAGCACTTCAGGACAGGCCTTTTGCTTTTGTTTGATGTCTGAGCGTTAGTGAATGAGCAATTTAGGGGAGCGAGCGTAGCCTAACTATTTCTTTAGAACGTAACCCTGTTGGAGACAATATTCGGTTGCGTATTGATCCGCTTCTTCTTGAGTGTCGAATTCTTTGTCCCAAAAGTCCTTCCTCTCATTTAGAGTAGGCCCATTTATAACAATACGCTGATAGAGCGGTACCCATTTCCCACTCTCAATCTGATAAGAAGCGGGTCTAAAGTAAATAGTCATGGTGATTAACTTAGCGAGCGAACCGGCTAGCCCGTGTTAGGCGCCGTATACCAAAAATTGTTAAGCTTGGTTATTATCCTATTTTCGCCTGTTCTTTCTTTTTTCAACCATTTCTCGCACGAGAGCTATAACAGCCATTATCAAGGCAATGAAACCGATAGTGCCAACGGCAGACGCATAAATGGACTCGCCTCCAAGAAACCAGGACAGGATATATCCGATAGCTGCTACAATGAACAGGTGCCAAGCGCGTAACGCCTTTCTTTTTTGATTGGTATTGTTCATAGTTCTCGGGTTAAAAATTGATAATTGTGAACATCTTGAGAGGTATATGGCGCCTAACGTTTGCGTCTATGCGATGTGGCGTCAGCCATATGGGTGGAGCAACCGGAGGGAGCGGAACCGGATAGACGCTGTTATGTGAAGTGGCTAGCTTATTACAATCGTGTATCTCTTAAATATTTTGTTTAGGTTTTTGTATATTGAAGTAGCCAATCCGAAGCTCCCAACGCTCTTTTCACTACCCTTTGGTTCGTCCGGAAAAAGAAATTCAGAGAAGTAACGGCACGAATGAAAAAAAAGATCGTCGGGATGTTGGGTTTCTTCGCCGATTCTCGCCTCGTAATTTTGTTGTACTGCATATACTGCGTCGCTTGTCTGTTTAATTTTATCATCGCTCCATCCTAACGACCGCCCACTCTTTTTTATAGAGTCATATGTAAGTACAAAAGTTTTTCCAACGTCAAAGACATTTTTTGAATTGACTGTTAAATACAGCGAGAGAAGGTGAAGTCTGAAAACTAGTATATATTCTTTCAGCTTACCGATATCCTGGTCGGTAAAGAACTTCGTATTTGAAAAATCAACCTTATTTTCAGACTTCAATATTTCATCTACAAGCGACTGAATAAACTCTTCGGCGGTTATCTTTTTACGGAATAGTGACATAAGTTGGTCTATTTAGATAAATTAGCCATTTCACACAACTCGTTCTTATGCGAATACCCCCATTCTCCTCCATTATACTGAAGCTGGCAAATATCTTTATTGACCCCATACAAAAGCCCAATTACGCTATACTATATATATGACAACTTCTTTAGCTAAACAGCTTCGCGATATTCCTAAGCAACCCGGCGTGTATCTCTATTATGATCGCCAGGGCGTGGTTATCTATGTGGGGAAGGCAAAGAATCTCGCCAAACGGGTGAAGTCGTATTTCCAACGCACCAAAGACCTCACGGCCGAGAAGCAAATCCTAGTCCGGTCAATTCATCGTATCGAGACTATTGTGACCAGCTCGGAGATTGAGGCCTTGTTGCTGGAAGCAACCCTGATTAAGCGTCATCAACCCAAGCATAATATTGTGCTGCGGGATGATAAATATTTTCTCTATGTACGCATACCACTGGACGATCCCTATCCGCCGGTCGTGTTAGTTCGCAGCCTGAAGCGTGATCGCGCTCGCTACTTTGGTCCCTATACCTCGGCGTATAAGCTACGCAGCACTTTAAAGTTGTTGCGTAAAATTTTCCCATACCGTATTTGTCCAAACCCACCGGAGACGCCTTGCTTTGACGCGCAGCTAGGACGTTGCGCCGGGCATGATTTAGGGCCAGACAGTCGAGCGCACTATCAAGAGATTATTCAGGGCGTCATGCGTTTCTTGTCTGGTCACAGCACCGAGCTATTGAAGCAGCTAAAAAAAGAAATGCAGCTTGCTTCGCGCTCACATGATTTTGAGCGGGCGGCCGAGTTTCGTGATCGTCTGCAAGCAGCTGAAACAGTCGTAGCTGAGCAAAAGGTGGTTTCAGCGGCACGTGAAAATGAAGACTATGTAGGTTTCGCGCGATCAGGCTCACTGGTGCTGGTGAATCTTTTCCGAGTGCGCCAAGGTAAGTTGATAGGCAGCGAGCAGTTTCGTTTAAGTCACGCGGCCCAAGCATCAGAGGGTGAAACGCTGGCGGCTTTCCTAGAGCAATACTATGCCCAGAGCGCTGATCATCCCAGGCAGGTACTCTTACCTCTTTTACCCGACGGCATCCAGGAAATAACAAACGCTTTGCAATTGCCTTTTGTCATGCCGCAGCGAGGTAAGAAGAAAAAGCTACTTCAACTAGCTGCAGAGAATGCCAAGCTGCATTTGGATCAAGACGCAAAAACGGAATTGAAAGAGCGCGATCGTCGCACGAAGGCCTTAAAAGATTTAGCCCAGGCTTTGGGTTTGGCTAACGCTCCACGTCGCATTGAGGCGTATGACATTTCCAACATCCAGGGTCGCAATCCAGTAGCCTCCATGGTTGTGGTAGAAGAAGGTGTGCCTAAGAAGAGCGAGTATCGTAAATTTATTATCCGTCATGTGAAGGGACCGGATGACTTTCATATGTTGGCCGAGACATTAGGGCGTCGCTTGCAACATCCTGATTGGACGAAGCCTGATCTCATAGTATTGGATGGCGGTAAGGGGCAACTCTCAGTTGTTCGCGCCCTGGTGCCTACCAAAATTCCCATGGTTGCTTTAGCCAAACGCGAAGAGGAAATTTTTTTACCCGAGACAAGCAAGCCCGTCATGTTGCCGCGCGATTCAGAAGCGCTCTATCTCATGCAGCGCATTCGTGATGAGGCACATCGTTTCGCCATTGGCTTCCATCGACAGCGCCGTGGCAAAGAAGCGCTGCGTTCTCGCCTGGATGATGTCGAAGGTATTGGGCCAAAGACTAAGAAGTTGTTGAAAGAGCGCTATGGTACGGTCGCTGCTATTCGCTCAGCCAATTTCGACGACCTCGTGCGCTTGGTTGGCAAGGCCAAAGCAAGCCTGTTGCGCGAGATGCTGTGAATCCGCCCAGGATCAATTCCTGGGTTACGAGGTACAATATTGACATCGCCGCCCAAGCTCAATGCTTGGGCTACTAGCGTAGGCGAAGTATTACTCTTTGCTGTGTCAAAGGAAATCAGGATTATCTAAATGAATCGGTTCATTGAGACTAAGATATCGAGCCTTAGCTGAAGACCAAGGATAGTCTGTTGCTTCATTCACCAATCCTGATTGAACAGGGTTGTGATGAATATAAGCCGCTTTATTATTGTAGTCATTTTGATCCCGTATAATATGATCATGAAAACCATGCTGAATAAGTTGTCCGGATTTATTTTTTCTAATATTCCATTCCCGCGAAAATCTTCCATTGAGATGTCGTAGGGTGTTGCTAATCGAGCCATCTTTTGATGGACAAATAATGAGATGGTAATGATCAGGCATGAGCACGAATTCGTATATGCGAATCCCGTAGCGGACACGCAGTTGTATGAGAATGTTCAAAAAAATATTACAAGCAGTTTCGGAAAGGAATATATTGCGCCGCTTGTGCATGACCACAGTTACAAAGAAAGGGAGATAATAGATGTCTAGGCGCTTTTTCATATCAAACTCCGCCCAAGCTCAATGCTTGGGCTACGTAAAAATGTAATTCTCTGCGCAGGCGAAGAATTGATCTTCGCCGTGCCGATTCAATGGAATACACAACATGACAACCTTTTTGATCGCCACTTCTTTACCCTATTCGCTTCTGTTTATTTGGTCAAGTTGGGTTGAAATATGAAAACTACCCAAACTTGAATAGTGCTGCTAGGATGAGGGTAAATCAGTACCTGGGTTTTTGGATGATGTAAGGAGGGCGATATGTCCGGTGTCCGGATACTTGGTTACGGCGCATACGTGCCCCAGTGGATCGTTGACAATGACGAGATGACACGACTCATCAACGAAGCTGTTCGGGCTGGACTTGCCAGTGGCGAGATCAGTGGAGACCTCGACGGACTTCTGTGCAATGAGGGTTTCATCGAAGCGCGAACAGGGATTTGTGAGCGTCGCTTCGTGGTGCCGGGTCAAGCGAGTAGCGATTTGGCGGTGGGCGCGCTACAGTCCTGTGAACGCACGACTGGTTCAATCGAAGGAGATGGGAGCTTCTTACGCATTGCAACGGTGACTCCGGATTATCCGGCCTCACCTCCTACGGCAGCTGTTGTTCAAGAAGCTATGGGGTGGCCCTGCGCTCATCCCGATGGTCGCTTGATCGATCGGCTGGTGGGAGATGGTTCGGCTGCCTGCACTAGCTTCGTCACCGAGCTGGCCCTAGCTGAAGCGTTGCTGAGGTCAGGGAATCGACGGGCCGGATATGTCGTTGGCGCGGATGTGATGTCGACCTTGCCTGATCCTTGCGACCGGGCAGTACGCATCATTCTCGGCGATGGAGCCTTTGCGCTCCAACTTGGTGTCGGTGAAGAAGATGAGGACTGCTTCCTGCCTGGCGGAAAGAGCTTCTTCTTCGGATCTGACGGCAGCATGGCTGATTTGATCAAGGTGCCGGCTGGTGGATCACGTCGCCCGGTTGGCTTGGATGATCTGCGTGGCGCGGTGCCGCGTTTGGCGTATCTGCACATGCAGGGCAACGAAGTGTTCAAGAAGATTGTCCGTCGCGTGACTGATGAAATCGTCTTGCAGGCATTGGCGAAAGTCGGGCTGCAGGTCTCGGACATTGACTTGTTCGTGTTTCATCAGGCCAATCTGCGTATGATCGATGCGGTGACGAAGCGCCTCGAGATTGAAGCCAGGACTTTCAACAACATTGATCGTTTCGGCAACACGACCAGTGCATCGATCGGCCTGTGTCTGGCCGAGGCGCACGCCAAAGACAGGCTCAAGGCAGGTATGCGCGTCATGTTGGTGGGCTTTGGCGGAGGCTTCACCTGGGGGACCTGCATTCTCCGTTGGCCCGACCTACCTGTCTGTTCTTTTCTCTAGTGCTTCCACGCCAGCCTATACTTCACGAGTCTAGGCTGGTTTTTCCTTTATCTAATATATATAGCATCCCTCGACTTCTCGACTTAGCTCGAAGCTCGGGATGATTTTGCTATTTTTTTGTGTTGGGAAAATCAAAACCGCCCGATGGGACGGGCAGCGTTCTACTGAGTGTGGGAGCAGTGCGAAACGTGCTCCCAGAGTGGGTTAGTGTATCGTTGTGAGGTGTGCTCCGCAGGCCAGAGCAACAGCCATGATCATCGGATCGGCCAGAACCAGAACCACCAGGACCTTGACCCAACCAGGCGTCTCGCGCCAAACCTGAATCATCTGCTTTCCAACAGCGATGCATTCCTTGCACCAGTGCAGCATGTGAGATCCCCTTTCCGAAACATGTGAACGAACGACCCAAACTCTGAGCGCAGTGTACTCTTTTCTTTCACCAATACAAGGGTAGGCAAAAAGCTAACCCTTGACTTTCTCAATGGATGTGCTGAGGTCTATTTTTTAGCGAGGCCTGATTTGACCAGCTCCTTCAATAATCCACTTATAGGTGGTGAGTTCGCGCAGCGCCATCGGGCCACGGGCATGTAATTTCTGCGTGCTGATGCCAATTTCTGCACCTAGGCCAAACTCAAAGCCATCGGTAAAGCTAGTTGCCGTGTTTACATATACGGCCGCAGCATCAACTTGTTGCTCAAATGCTTGGGCTGCTTTGGTATTCCGCGTCACAATTGCTTCTGAGTGTCCGGAAGTATGCGATTGCACAAAAGCGATTCCTTCTTTCCAATCCCTCACCGTCTTTACTGAAGCCTGGAGGGAGAGAAACTCCTTACCATAATCAGAAGACTTCGCATGTTTAAGTAACGTTGCTGGATAGTAGGATTTGAGAGCGGCGTAACTTTTTGCATCAGCATAGAGCACCACTTCCTCTTTCATGAGCTCAGCAGCCAGTTTTTTCATGAATGATTTCACTACGCTTTTATCAACGACGATAGTGTCGAGAGCGTTACAGACGCTGGGACGGCGAGTCTTTGCGTTTACTACAATACGAGTTGCCCAATCCAAGCGGGCAGATTTTTCTACGTAGGTATGACAGACTCCAGCGCCAGTTTCAATCACTGGCACAGTAGCGTTTTGACGTACAAAGCGGATAAGGCGGTCGCTGCCCCGGGGGATCAGTACATCGACATAGCCATCAGCTTGCATGAGTGCTTTTGTTTGACTCGGATCAAGCAGGGAAATTGCTGCCGGATTCAGCTTATGCTTTTTTAACACCTCATGGGCGATTTGCACAAATGCTTTATTGGAAAAGTCGGCATCACTTCCGCCCTTGAGGACAACGGCGTTGCCTGTTTTAAGCGTGATACTAGCGACCTCGACCGTCACGTTTGGCCTGGCTTCATAGATAACCCCCAATACGCCAATCGGTACAAGTACGCGACGAAGGTGCAACTTATTTTTTAGACGACGTTGCTCAAGCACTTCACCGATTGGATCAGGCAGACCTTTCACCGCACTGACACTCTTGGCAATTCCTCGGATGCGCTCTTTTGTGAGCAGTAAACGATCAGCCAGAGGATAGTCTTTCGGGAGTTTGGCAAAGTCTCGGTGATTCGCTTGAAGAATTTTTTTTTCATGACGCAGTAAGGCAGCAGCAAAGTCCGCTAGCAGCTTATTTTTTTGTGCAGTACTTAAAAGAGCCAGTGCATTTGCGGCTTGACGAGCTTGGGTAAGTTGTCGTTCTAGTGCGTGCTGCATACGATAGATACTAGCATAGCTTTAGTTGCCAAGCTATAGATGTAGAGAGAAAAGTGCCGCTGCTATTTTTTTGCAACGGCACTTGAGTGGGTTCCTCCTATCAGATTACCTGAGTCTCTCCATGAGAGAACTCACGGCAAGGGTCGAAGTGTGAAATGTCGACCAGGTGTTCGTCGAAGGGAGCGGGCAGGCGAACGGTGTGCGGTTTTCCGTTCACATAAGTATCGCCGCTCAGTAGACGTCCAACCAGGAAAGCGGTGTATGGGGCGTGCATGAGTCCGTGTCCCGAGAATCCAACCGCGTGGACCAGATTCCCAAGCTGGGCATCCAATCCAATGATGGGGTTGTGATCCGGGGTGGTCCCATAGTAGCCGCTGGTTACCCTAGTGACTCGGCCGGGGTCGACCAAGTCAGGGGCAAAGTGGGCAAGCTCCAGATGGAGACGCTCTGCATATTCCCCTGTGCATCCGAACTGAGGCGGCACGTGATCCTGATCCTCATCAGTGAAGTGAGGTTCAGAGTCAGCCCGGTGCGCCCAGCCCATCATGAGCAAAGCTCCATCTGGACGAGAGTAGGATCCGCGAGCACTGCACATCCCGTAGATGATCATCGGTAGCTGTCGCCAAGCCTCCTCGGTCATCAGGTTTTCTTTACGCTGACGATCCAGGAAGTAAAGGAATCGCTTCAGTGGCTCAACCGGCAACTCCATGCCGCCGATTTTTCCACTCAGACGATTCGCCCAGGCGTTGGTCGCGTTGATCACCCAATCGCAAGGGATTTCACCTTGCGTAGTCTGCAGAGCCACGATATGGCTTCGCTCCAGTCGCGCACCGACGACCTCGGTGTTTTGGAGAATCGTCACACCAAGTTCGCGAGCCCGCTCGAAGCCGTGCTGGTAGATCAGATCATGACGCAAGAAGCCATCCGTCGGACACCAGGTGGCGCCGATGATGTTTCCTTGATCAATGAAAGGCCAGCGCTCACGCACCTGCGCAGCATTGAGGAGCTCGACCGGTAGGTCATAGCTCTGCTGCATACGCACGCGCTCCGGGGCGTCTTGCCAGCTCATCGCCGCATCTGCTGGATCAGGGCAGTCACTGCTCGAGGGATCTTCGTACATGAAGAGATAGCCGTTTTGAACGAATACCCTTCCCGTACCATTTTCACTCGTCTGCAGTTTCGTGGCGAAGTTGACATACCAGTCCTCTGCGTAGCGCATACCGATAACGGTTTCCGGTGTGCCAAACTGTGCGCGGGCACAGGCGGCAGAACGACTGGAAGATCCATTACCGATCGACGCTTTTTCACAGACAGTGACCTGGTATCCGGCCTCAGCCAGATTGACGGCAATCAGTGCGCCGGTGGCGCCTCCGCCGATGATGACTACCTTGTCTCCCGTTGTTGTTGACCGCCGCGGCGGCGGGCCATCAGTTCCGTTCATAACCGTACTCCTTGTGCAGCTCAGCACGAGGTTGGAATAGAGCTTAGTAGCTGCAGTACTTCTTCACAGGTGAATTCCTGTTGTTCACCTGTGTGCCGAAGACGTAGTTCCACCTTCCCTTCTGCTGCCAATCTTCCGACGGTGATTCGTCTCGGGCAGCCGATAAGGTCCGCATCAGCGAATTTCACACCAGCTGATTCACCTCGATCATCATAGAGCACATCGATTCCGCGTGCGCTCAGTTGCTCGTAGAGTCTATCAGCCAGCTCTCGCTGAACATCAGCTTCATGGTTCGCGGTGAGGATGTGTGCTTGATAGGGCGCCACAGCTTCAGGCCAACAAATGCCTTGTCCATCGCGGTTTTGCTCCACGATGGCTTGCATGAGTCGAGTGGTCCCGATGCCATAGCAGCCCATCCAAGGCACCTGCGCTTCGCCCGATTGATCCAGGAAGCTCACATCCAAAGCCCTTGCATAGCCCTGCTGTAGCATGAAG harbors:
- a CDS encoding divergent PAP2 family protein, which encodes MEELFRNKALFAAIIAACSAQVLKFLLSIWTERRCDWSRLCETGGMPSAHTAGVVALAISVGRLQGWASVAFAITAVFAYIVIYDATNVRRAAGQHAHLLNQLVVELEELFSGDFQPEQLKTLLGHSYPQVFFGGVVGAVISLCLLH
- the uvrC gene encoding excinuclease ABC subunit UvrC; this translates as MTTSLAKQLRDIPKQPGVYLYYDRQGVVIYVGKAKNLAKRVKSYFQRTKDLTAEKQILVRSIHRIETIVTSSEIEALLLEATLIKRHQPKHNIVLRDDKYFLYVRIPLDDPYPPVVLVRSLKRDRARYFGPYTSAYKLRSTLKLLRKIFPYRICPNPPETPCFDAQLGRCAGHDLGPDSRAHYQEIIQGVMRFLSGHSTELLKQLKKEMQLASRSHDFERAAEFRDRLQAAETVVAEQKVVSAARENEDYVGFARSGSLVLVNLFRVRQGKLIGSEQFRLSHAAQASEGETLAAFLEQYYAQSADHPRQVLLPLLPDGIQEITNALQLPFVMPQRGKKKKLLQLAAENAKLHLDQDAKTELKERDRRTKALKDLAQALGLANAPRRIEAYDISNIQGRNPVASMVVVEEGVPKKSEYRKFIIRHVKGPDDFHMLAETLGRRLQHPDWTKPDLIVLDGGKGQLSVVRALVPTKIPMVALAKREEEIFLPETSKPVMLPRDSEALYLMQRIRDEAHRFAIGFHRQRRGKEALRSRLDDVEGIGPKTKKLLKERYGTVAAIRSANFDDLVRLVGKAKASLLREML
- a CDS encoding transposase, yielding MKKRLDIYYLPFFVTVVMHKRRNIFLSETACNIFLNILIQLRVRYGIRIYEFVLMPDHYHLIICPSKDGSISNTLRHLNGRFSREWNIRKNKSGQLIQHGFHDHIIRDQNDYNNKAAYIHHNPVQSGLVNEATDYPWSSAKARYLSLNEPIHLDNPDFL
- a CDS encoding ketoacyl-ACP synthase III; protein product: MTRLINEAVRAGLASGEISGDLDGLLCNEGFIEARTGICERRFVVPGQASSDLAVGALQSCERTTGSIEGDGSFLRIATVTPDYPASPPTAAVVQEAMGWPCAHPDGRLIDRLVGDGSAACTSFVTELALAEALLRSGNRRAGYVVGADVMSTLPDPCDRAVRIILGDGAFALQLGVGEEDEDCFLPGGKSFFFGSDGSMADLIKVPAGGSRRPVGLDDLRGAVPRLAYLHMQGNEVFKKIVRRVTDEIVLQALAKVGLQVSDIDLFVFHQANLRMIDAVTKRLEIEARTFNNIDRFGNTTSASIGLCLAEAHAKDRLKAGMRVMLVGFGGGFTWGTCILRWPDLPVCSFL
- a CDS encoding glutamate-5-semialdehyde dehydrogenase, which gives rise to MQHALERQLTQARQAANALALLSTAQKNKLLADFAAALLRHEKKILQANHRDFAKLPKDYPLADRLLLTKERIRGIAKSVSAVKGLPDPIGEVLEQRRLKNKLHLRRVLVPIGVLGVIYEARPNVTVEVASITLKTGNAVVLKGGSDADFSNKAFVQIAHEVLKKHKLNPAAISLLDPSQTKALMQADGYVDVLIPRGSDRLIRFVRQNATVPVIETGAGVCHTYVEKSARLDWATRIVVNAKTRRPSVCNALDTIVVDKSVVKSFMKKLAAELMKEEVVLYADAKSYAALKSYYPATLLKHAKSSDYGKEFLSLQASVKTVRDWKEGIAFVQSHTSGHSEAIVTRNTKAAQAFEQQVDAAAVYVNTATSFTDGFEFGLGAEIGISTQKLHARGPMALRELTTYKWIIEGAGQIRPR
- a CDS encoding FAD-binding oxidoreductase, giving the protein MNGTDGPPPRRSTTTGDKVVIIGGGATGALIAVNLAEAGYQVTVCEKASIGNGSSSRSAACARAQFGTPETVIGMRYAEDWYVNFATKLQTSENGTGRVFVQNGYLFMYEDPSSSDCPDPADAAMSWQDAPERVRMQQSYDLPVELLNAAQVRERWPFIDQGNIIGATWCPTDGFLRHDLIYQHGFERARELGVTILQNTEVVGARLERSHIVALQTTQGEIPCDWVINATNAWANRLSGKIGGMELPVEPLKRFLYFLDRQRKENLMTEEAWRQLPMIIYGMCSARGSYSRPDGALLMMGWAHRADSEPHFTDEDQDHVPPQFGCTGEYAERLHLELAHFAPDLVDPGRVTRVTSGYYGTTPDHNPIIGLDAQLGNLVHAVGFSGHGLMHAPYTAFLVGRLLSGDTYVNGKPHTVRLPAPFDEHLVDISHFDPCREFSHGETQVI